Proteins encoded by one window of Glycine soja cultivar W05 chromosome 15, ASM419377v2, whole genome shotgun sequence:
- the LOC114387320 gene encoding transcription factor TGA6-like isoform X2, whose translation MGSRTTRRVVGVEDDKGAERGMPSSNSELPISNSCYTEESTIDSFHVSDFGAFDQSYRIGDAVDLSGNPVYNSLKVNSQTISPGSVHISSLGQLPTSLEKSPLTNQIEPHRLRLQKVQSSNPGTILVGNTDNQEESAMADASPRTDISTDGDTDDKNQPYDRNEALAAVSDSSDRSKDKSDQKTLRRLAQNREAARKSRLRKKAYVQQLESSRLKLTQLEQELQRARQHGIFISSSGDQAHTLSGNGAMQFDAEYARWLEEQNRQINELKAAVNSHASDTELRMIVDGILAHYDEIFRLKGVAAKADVFHLLSGMWKTPAERCFLWLGGFRSSELLKLLVSQLEPLTEQQLMGITNLQQSSQQAEDALSQGMEALQQSLAETLSTGAPASSGSSGNVANYMGQMAMAMGKLGTLEGFIQQADNLRQQTLQQMHRILTTRQSARALLAIHDYFSRLRALSSLWLARPRD comes from the exons ATGGGGAGTAGAACTACCAGGAGGGTTGTTGGTGTTGAAGATGACAAGGGAGCTGAAAGAGGAATGCCGAGCTCCAATTCTGAGTTACCCATTTCCAATTCATG CTATACAGAGGAGAGCACAATTGATTCTTTTCATGTTTCTGACTTTGGAGCATTTGATCAGTCATATCGAATAGGGGATGCTGTTGACCTCAGTGGAA ACCCAGTTTACAATTCACTAAAAGTAAACAGCCAAACAATTTCTCCAGGTTCTGTTCACATTAGTAGTCTTGGTCAG TTGCCAACTTCACTTGAAAAAAGCCCATTGACAAATCAAATAGAGCCGCATAGGTTACGATTACAGAAGGTTCAATCATCAAATCCTGGCACAATATTAGTTGGTAATACAGATAACCAGGAGGAGTCTGCCATGGCTGATGCCAGTCCTAGGACTGATATTTCTACAGATGGTGACACTGATGACAAGAATCAGCCG TATGATAGAAATGAAGCCCTTGCTGCTGTTTCCGACTCTAGTGACAGATCGAAAGACAAATCAGATCAGAAG aCTCTCCGCAGGCTTGCTCAGAACCGTGAAGCTGCCAGAAAAAGCCGCTTGCGAAAGAAA GCGTATGTCCAACAGTTGGAAAGTAGTCGTTTGAAGCTGACCCAACTAGAACAAGAGCTTCAGCGAGCTAGGCAGCAT GGGATTTTCATATCAAGCTCGGGTGATCAAGCACATACATTGAGTGGAAATG GGGCAATGCAATTTGATGCAGAATATGCAAGGTGGCTGGAAGAGCAGAATCGACAAATTAATGAGCTGAAAGCTGCTGTAAACTCTCATGCAAGTGACACTGAACTTCGCATGATCGTTGATGGTATATTGGCACATTATGATGAGATTTTTAGGCTGAAAGGTGTTGCAGCTAAGGCTGATgttttccatttgttgtctggtATGTGGAAAACACCTGCTGAGAGGTGTTTTTTGTGGCTTGGTGGTTTTCGGTCATCTGAACTCCTCAAG CTGCTGGTTAGTCAATTGGAGCCTCTCACAGAGCAGCAGCTGATGGGTATTACCAACTTGCAGCAATCCTCCCAACAAGCAGAAGATGCATTATCTCAGGGCATGGAAGCATTGCAACAGTCCCTTGCAGAGACATTGTCCACCGGAGCACCTGCCTCATCTGGTTCATCAGGGAATGTGGCAAATTACATGGGTCAAATGGCCATGGCCATGGGTAAGCTAGGGACACTTGAAGGGTTCATTCAACAG GCTGACAATCTTCGCCAACAAACTCTTCAACAAATGCACCGTATACTGACAACTCGCCAATCAGCTCGTGCACTCCTTGCTATACATGACTACTTTTCGCGTCTGCGTGCTCTCAGTTCACTCTGGCTTGCTCGCCCTAGAGATTGA
- the LOC114387320 gene encoding transcription factor TGA6-like isoform X1 — protein MADASPRTDISTDGDTDDKNQPYDRNEALAAVSDSSDRSKDKSDQKTLRRLAQNREAARKSRLRKKAYVQQLESSRLKLTQLEQELQRARQHGIFISSSGDQAHTLSGNGAMQFDAEYARWLEEQNRQINELKAAVNSHASDTELRMIVDGILAHYDEIFRLKGVAAKADVFHLLSGMWKTPAERCFLWLGGFRSSELLKLLVSQLEPLTEQQLMGITNLQQSSQQAEDALSQGMEALQQSLAETLSTGAPASSGSSGNVANYMGQMAMAMGKLGTLEGFIQQADNLRQQTLQQMHRILTTRQSARALLAIHDYFSRLRALSSLWLARPRD, from the exons ATGGCTGATGCCAGTCCTAGGACTGATATTTCTACAGATGGTGACACTGATGACAAGAATCAGCCG TATGATAGAAATGAAGCCCTTGCTGCTGTTTCCGACTCTAGTGACAGATCGAAAGACAAATCAGATCAGAAG aCTCTCCGCAGGCTTGCTCAGAACCGTGAAGCTGCCAGAAAAAGCCGCTTGCGAAAGAAA GCGTATGTCCAACAGTTGGAAAGTAGTCGTTTGAAGCTGACCCAACTAGAACAAGAGCTTCAGCGAGCTAGGCAGCAT GGGATTTTCATATCAAGCTCGGGTGATCAAGCACATACATTGAGTGGAAATG GGGCAATGCAATTTGATGCAGAATATGCAAGGTGGCTGGAAGAGCAGAATCGACAAATTAATGAGCTGAAAGCTGCTGTAAACTCTCATGCAAGTGACACTGAACTTCGCATGATCGTTGATGGTATATTGGCACATTATGATGAGATTTTTAGGCTGAAAGGTGTTGCAGCTAAGGCTGATgttttccatttgttgtctggtATGTGGAAAACACCTGCTGAGAGGTGTTTTTTGTGGCTTGGTGGTTTTCGGTCATCTGAACTCCTCAAG CTGCTGGTTAGTCAATTGGAGCCTCTCACAGAGCAGCAGCTGATGGGTATTACCAACTTGCAGCAATCCTCCCAACAAGCAGAAGATGCATTATCTCAGGGCATGGAAGCATTGCAACAGTCCCTTGCAGAGACATTGTCCACCGGAGCACCTGCCTCATCTGGTTCATCAGGGAATGTGGCAAATTACATGGGTCAAATGGCCATGGCCATGGGTAAGCTAGGGACACTTGAAGGGTTCATTCAACAG GCTGACAATCTTCGCCAACAAACTCTTCAACAAATGCACCGTATACTGACAACTCGCCAATCAGCTCGTGCACTCCTTGCTATACATGACTACTTTTCGCGTCTGCGTGCTCTCAGTTCACTCTGGCTTGCTCGCCCTAGAGATTGA